The following coding sequences are from one Neodiprion lecontei isolate iyNeoLeco1 chromosome 7, iyNeoLeco1.1, whole genome shotgun sequence window:
- the LOC107216895 gene encoding uncharacterized protein LOC107216895 gives MLTSSRWQRNDTIRRRMSSPNRFNIFGRLSGRPTSLQENPSPVENKRPQSVVVNFKENEDIRDAESCHSSISSEDSADLGVFACARQRPKSQQLWEKEDIILALSALPAGEAALALIPSLHGDDLTTALRESQNLNVGDTSIRGHRLSTPSFVNRYIRKASLAAENDAAAAAAPGELISKWPNTCLLVSCFFGKLELVKYLLQRGARVDACDGDGRTPLHLGACSGSVEIIEELLKHNGNPEEWDVNRKCTPLHCAAAAGDVKSVKLLLKSGANVDAGLSGNSMDHEKTPLHYAVLNDASDCVEELLRAGASPNNSVVYTETPLHVAASLGSARCVSLLLNYGADVRVQFGSARSTPLHLAAEEGSADCTKLLLEAGAPSDARNARGQSAMHLAALAQSAETVDLLIKAGSSVNMEDSDGRTPLHAAVAKAMRGGELVKALIQAGALVNKPDKYGYTPLHTAALNENSSLVTLLLTKGADVTARTKGGISALCFIVRRTPNVLPKYVGRLDQAISLHDHELGDVDCELKLDFRPLMTGGRGEADLFLCLIEAGQRHILKHPLCETFLHLKWLRIRKFFVFSLIFHSLFAIILSIYIFLTFYMEWYKWSKFLYWPVLGFTCTLACKELFQVAHGITGYAKRWENWLQWSVIIISAIVLIWQGTTWSLHAAAIGVTLVWVELMIVVGRFPMFGLYIQMFTQVAVNFFKFLGAYSCLIVGFSLGFTVIHKDYKSFANPGVGLIKTIVMMSGELEFEDMFWNATDISIARGATMHLMFLVFVILVTVILTNLLVGLAVSDIQELQRCAGLERLIRRAELVAHLESLLFSKLLDYTSIKIVRIFRKGALLLHPPHHCGVNIRPNDPRDKCLPRDLAKAVYHLVAKKKLRNRVPRYPSNQSLISTSAGDIRMSKIQRFPSTSEYSRQQVTELVADLKKCSGKLGTQLDVLTKRIELIAQEMDQNGRHVTWGKGTFDESSRRDSYPHHSRLNDPTYKHHSTYANINTYSSCQLPVSCEMSEHQGTTFNHSCIKMPVDPFSRQPTPLYERPKVLKNKHCTSGDKSCKINFINRSNEDASYLSFPQGNFASFMDFLESIPDYGDVNHLSNEQFKQKLDYLKRKQRTLLKNLKNCLEENNGKIVGHPKNISDLECKKIRQWCTDYNNLSLQGMKCSFEESRMESPLPFPSGKFAGLAEDQDLLTYRCKDKDAKTLRNREIHSATKSWSTWSQSKSRESVESDAGDSMETKSLPPDSPKKWHPTVPKPFNFTIREEAEKYMSAVELQAEERETKNVAGKRNSLTKRHARPVPLTSKLPMYDKLLAEKEERSRMVREESAWSLMSQVRPFRLECARRALTRSSPQLCRNSSLTNGSRLAQRFRARPVPKNLFSTNVYDRMIEDDLYRSLRKKVRASELLKSSSLPPSMAARERMRSVNGEFVSLSRELGIERVCGGRESTGASVTPLPSERSRSAMTSTSLSTKGTNLAAVLRCQASREKMEREIQERMEERRREQFLKSRESVVRRRPAWRALRAAARHEHEQDLALRASLRRDEARELAERHRLHMEMMLGRVTQIPTLFERHSQMEEYFQNFQTSPLRRASVGTSNKSKKKRTKRPNSGSVESYSSSRSSSRPNSGSVASSGTSVSSSNSSKSSDSRKSVKSSGLSKKKGDRGPLKVSINETAQLIEDNDDKYERYSSDSIPSDENNASASESEENNDSVERFKTK, from the exons GACGTCCTACGAGCCTGCAGGAGAATCCTAGTccggttgaaaataaaaggcCTCAATCTGTCGTCGTCAATTTCAAG GAGAACGAAGATATCAGAGATGCAGAATCCTGCCACAGTAGCATATCTTCCGAAGACAGTGCGGATCTAGGAGTGTTTGCCTGTGCAAGACAGCGTCCCAAGTCGCAACAGCTGTGGGAAAAAGAGGATATAATTTTGGCATTGTCTGCTCTGCCGGCAGGAGAGGCGGCACTGGCTCTGATTCCTTCGCTCCACGGAGATGATCTGACGACGGCATTGCGAGAAAGTCAAAACCTCAATGTTGGAGATACCAGTATAAGGGGGCACAGGCTATCGACTCCTAGTTTTGTTAATCG GTACATAAGGAAAGCGTCACTGGCTGCAGAAAACGACGCAGCTGCAGCGGCAGCTCCTGGTGAGCTGATTTCCAAATGGCCAAACACTTGTCTGCTTGTATCCTGTTTCTTTGGAAAGTTAGAGCTGGTGAAGTACCTGTTGCAGAGAGGGGCACGTGTTGACGCTTGCGATGGTGACGGCAG aACGCCCCTGCACTTGGGTGCATGTTCAGGTTCGGTTGAAATAATCGAGGAGTTGTTGAAACATAATGGCAACCCGGAAGAGTGGGATGTGAACAGAAAGTGCACTCCGCTACACTGTGCAGCAGCAGCTGGGGATGTCAAGTCTGTCAAGCTGCTGCTCAAATCTGGTGCCAACGTGGATGCTGGTCTGTCAGGGAACAGCATGGACCATGAGAAAACTCCGCTGCACTATGCAGTCCTAAATGACGCCAGTGATTGCGTAGAAGAGCTACTGAGGGCGGGTGCTTCTCCAAATAATTCAGTG GTTTACACGGAAACGCCGTTGCACGTTGCAGCCAGTTTAGGCTCAGCACGTTGCGTAAGTCTTTTGTTGAACTACGGTGCAGACGTAAGGGTACAATTTGGAAGTGCAAGATCGACGCCGTTACACTTAGCTGCGGAAGAAGGTAGCGCAGATTGCACGAAGTTACTATTGGAAGCAGGAGCACCGTCGGATGCACGAAATGCCAGAGGTCAGTCAGCAATGCACTTGGCAGCATTGGCCCAGTCTGCTGAAACGGTGGATCTCCTGATTAAAGCCGGCAGTAGCGTTAATATGGAAGATAGCGACGGTAGAACACCACTGCACGCCGCCGTCGCCAAAGCTATGAGGGGTGGAGAATTGGTGAAAGCGTTAATCCAG GCAGGAGCTCTGGTGAACAAGCCCGACAAGTACGGATATACACCGCTGCATACAGCTGCTTTGAACGAAAATTCGTCACTGGTCACACTGCTGCTGACCAAAGGTGCGGATGTTACGGCGCGCACGAAGGGAGGAATTTCGGCATTGTGTTTCATCGTGCGTAGAACCCCCAACGTATTGCCAAAATACGTAGGGCGACTCGATCAGGCTATTTCTTTGCATGACCATGAACTGGGCGATGTAGACTGCGAGTTGAAGCTGGATTTTAGACCCCTGATGACCGGTGGTCGAGGCGAGGCAgatttatttctttgtttgATCGAAGCTGGCCAGAGACATATTTTGAAACATCCGCTATGCGAAACCTTCTTGCACTTGAAGTGGTTGCGTATCAGGAAATTCTTTGTGTTTAGCCTAATTTTTCACTCTCTGTTCGCGATTATACTCAGTATTTACATTTTCTTAACATTCTATATGGAATGGTACAAGTGGAGTAAATTTCTTTACTGGCCTGTACTTGGGTTCACATGTACGCTAGCGTGTAAAGAACTTTTTCAAGTAGCTCATGGCATAACAGGTTACGCAAAACGCTGGGAAAATTGGCTGCAGTGGAGCGTCATTATCATTTCTGCGATAGTTTTAATCTGGCAGGGCACAACCTGGTCCCTACATGCCGCGGCAATAGGTGTTACATTAGTCTGGGTTGAGCTCATGATAGTCGTCGGCCGATTTCCAATGTTTGGCCTTTACATACAAATGTTCACACAAGTCGCGGTaaacttttttaaattcctTGGTGCCTATTCATGTTTAATAGTCGGTTTTTCATTAGGTTTCACAGTGATTCATAAGGACTACAAGTCATTCGCAAATCCAGGGGTGGGATTGATAAAAACAATTGTAATGATGTCGGGAGAGTTGGAATTTGAAGACATGTTCTGGAATGCCACGGATATCTCAATCGCGCGTGGCGCTACTATGCACCTCATGTTCTTAGTTTTCGTTATATTGGTCACTgtgattttgacaaatttactGGTAGGTCTTGCCGTTTCCGACATACAAGAGCTGCAGCGCTGTGCCGGCTTAGAGAGATTGATTAGAAGAGCCGAGCTGGTGGCACACTTGGAAAGTTTGTTGTTCTCAAAACTCTTGGATTACACTTCTATAAAAATAGTAAGGATATTTCGTAAAGGAGCCTTACTGTTGCATCCCCCGCATCACTGTGGTGTAAACATTCGCCCCAATGATCCGAGAGATAAATGTCTTCCAAGAGACTTGGCGAAAGCTGTGTATCACTTGGTTGCAAAGAAAAAACTTCGCAACAGAGTACCTAGATACCCGTCAAATCAAAGCTTGATTAGTACGAGTGCCGGAGACATAAGAATGAGCAAAATTCAGAGATTTCCCTCGACTAGTGAATACAGCAGACAGCAGGTTACTGAATTAGTTGCTGACCTGAAGAAATGCTCGGGTAAATTAGGAACGCAATTAGACGTATTGACAAAAAGAATTGAACTCATCGCCCAAGAAATGGATCAAAACGG GCGTCACGTGACGTGGGGAAAGGGAACTTTCGACGAATCAAGCAGACGAGATTCGTATCCGCACCATTCGCGTTTGAATGATCCAACATACAAACATCACAGCACATACGCAAACATAAATACCTATTCGAGCTGTCAG TTACCCGTGAGTTGTGAAATGTCGGAGCACCAGGGCACTACATTCAATCACTCTTGCATAAAGATGCCGGTAGATCCGTTTAGTAGGCAACCGACTCCGTTGTACGAACGTCCTAAGGTCTTGAAGAATAAACATTGCACATCCGGAGACAAGAGTTGTAAAATAAACTTCATCAATAGAAGCAATGAGGACGCGTCTTACTTATCGTTTCCTCAAGGGAATTTTGCGAGTTTTATGGACTTCTTAGAAAGCATACCTGATTACGGAGACGTCAATCATTTGTCCAATGAGCAATTCAAACAGAAATTGGATTATTTGAAACGAAAGCAACGCACGCTACTCAAGAATCTGAAGAACTGTCTTGAagaaaacaatggaaaaattgtggGTCACCCCAAGAACATTTCAGACTTGGAATGTAAGAAGATCAGACAGTGGTGCACGGACTACAACAATTTGAGTTTGCAGGGGATGAAATGCAGTTTTGAAGAATCAAGGATGGAGAGTCCGTTACCATTTCCATCTGGAAAATTTGCTGGCCTCGCTGAAGATCAAGACCTCTTGACTTATCG CTGTAAAGATAAAGATGCAAAGACTTTGCGCAACAGGGAAATTCACTCGGCGACCAAAAGCTGGAGTACTTGGAGCCAATCGAAAAGTAGAGAAAGCGTAGAGAGTGACGCGGGTGATAGTATGGAAACAAAAAGCCTTCCTCCGGATAGTCCAAAAAAGTGGCACCCGACTGTGCCCAAGCCTTTCAATTTCACCATCAG AGAGGAAGCAGAAAAATACATGTCGGCAGTTGAACTGCAGGCCgaagagagagaaacaaaGAACGTAGCTGGCAAACGGAATTCTCTAACCAAGCGTCATGCCAGGCCTGTTCCTCTAACTTCAAAACTTCCGATGTACGACAAGTTACTTGCTGAGAAGGAAGAAAG AAGTCGAATGGTACGGGAAGAAAGTGCCTGGAGTCTCATGTCACAGGTTCGGCCATTCAGATTGGAATGCGCTCGGAGAGCTCTGACTCGCTCAAGTCCGCAATTATGCCGAAACAGTTCCTTGACCAACGGTTCACGCTTGGCTCAGAGATTTCGCGCAAGGCCTgtgccgaaaaatttattcagtacCAATGTTTATGACCGAATGATAGAAGATGACCTTTACAG ATctttaagaaaaaaagttcGGGCCTCGGAGTTGTTGAAATCATCTTCGTTACCTCCATCGATGGCTGCTCGGGAGCGGATGAGGTCTGTGAACGGAGAGTTTGTTAGTCTATCACGGGAGTTGGGCATCGAACGAGTATGCGGAGGAAGGGAATCTACAGGAGCCAGTGTTACACCTTTGCCTTCTGAGAGGTCTAGATCAGCTATGACCAGCACCAGCTTATCCACGAAGGGTACCAACTTAGCGGCAGTGTTGAGATGTCAAGCTTCCAG AGAGAAAATGGAACGTGAAATTCAAGAACGGATGGAAGAAAGACGTCGAGAACAATTTTTGAAGAGCAGAGAGTCCGTCGTGCGGCGCAGGCCCGCCTGGCGAGCCTTGAGAGCTGCTGCGAG GCATGAACATGAACAAGATTTGGCTCTGAGGGCTTCCCTGCGCCGGGACGAGGCACGAGAACTAGCCGAACGCCATCGTCTCCACATGGAAATGATGCTTGGTCGAGTGACGCAAATCCCAACGTTGTTTGAACGACACTCGCAG atggaAGAAtactttcagaattttcaaacatcacCGCTTCGCCGTGCATCAGTAGGTACCAGTAACAAATCTAAGAAGAAAAGAACCAAACGACCTAACTCGGGAAGCGTTGAATCTTATTCCAGCAGTAGGAGTAGTTCAAGACCAAATTCCGGTTCAGTCGCTAGCTCAGGAACATCGGTATCCAGCAGCAATTCTTCAAAATCATCGGACTCAAGGAAATCCGTGAAATCATCCGGGTTGTCAAAGAAAAAAGGCGACAGGGGTCCTTTGAAGGTTTCCATAAATGAAACTGCGCAACTCATCGAGGATAACGATGACAAGTATGAGAGGTATTCGAGCGATTCAATTCCAAGCGACGAGAATAACGCGAGCGCGTCCgaaagtgaagaaaataatgatagCGTCGAGCGGTTCAAGACTAAATAG